One genomic window of Magnetococcus sp. PR-3 includes the following:
- a CDS encoding DUF423 domain-containing protein, with product MPPTRTFIALGALFALTATLFGAYAHHSLRPELLKIDRWEGVALALQYQWYHALALVGFGLWVSHFKVEGKHRFIGWLMVVGVALFSGMIYLRAINPAFEIAAKLTPLGGLCLMLAWGWWAWAAWQTPAVSKEI from the coding sequence ATGCCCCCTACCCGCACTTTTATAGCACTCGGAGCACTCTTTGCCCTAACAGCCACTCTCTTTGGTGCCTATGCCCACCATAGCTTACGACCTGAGCTGTTAAAAATTGATCGCTGGGAAGGGGTGGCCCTGGCCCTGCAATATCAGTGGTACCATGCCTTAGCATTGGTGGGGTTTGGGTTGTGGGTAAGCCATTTTAAGGTCGAAGGGAAACATCGGTTTATTGGCTGGCTCATGGTAGTTGGTGTCGCTTTGTTTAGCGGTATGATCTACTTACGGGCGATCAATCCTGCCTTTGAAATAGCCGCCAAACTGACCCCCTTAGGTGGCTTGTGCTTAATGCTTGCCTGGGGTTGGTGGGCCTGGGCGGCTTGGCAGACCCCTGCTGTATCAAAAGAGATTTAG
- the bluB gene encoding 5,6-dimethylbenzimidazole synthase, translating into MSFTPQQQHAIYETIFKRRDVRSEFLPDPIPDDVLSRLLLAAHHAPSVGFMQPWNFLVIRDQKVKQQMHQAFEKANSEAAEKFENERAQMYRSLKLQGIMEAPINLCITCDRDRCGPVVLGRTHMPETDLYSSVCAVQNLWLAARAEDVGVGWVSIVDPDALKSILNIQKDNIVPVAYLCIGYVSHFHETPELAQKGWRQRLDPASLIYYDQWGEQQSEESLTQALHEQQQRLIP; encoded by the coding sequence ATGTCCTTTACGCCCCAACAGCAGCATGCAATCTATGAGACCATTTTTAAACGTCGTGATGTTCGTAGTGAGTTTCTTCCCGACCCCATTCCGGATGATGTCTTAAGCCGGCTATTACTTGCAGCTCACCACGCCCCTTCAGTTGGTTTTATGCAACCTTGGAATTTTCTGGTAATTCGGGATCAAAAGGTTAAGCAGCAGATGCATCAAGCTTTTGAAAAAGCTAATTCTGAAGCTGCCGAGAAGTTTGAAAATGAACGGGCACAGATGTACCGCAGCTTAAAACTGCAAGGCATCATGGAAGCACCAATCAATCTCTGCATCACCTGTGATCGTGATCGCTGTGGACCTGTTGTCTTAGGCCGTACACATATGCCGGAAACAGATCTGTACAGTAGCGTCTGTGCCGTCCAAAATTTATGGCTTGCAGCTCGGGCTGAGGATGTTGGGGTTGGATGGGTCAGCATTGTAGACCCAGATGCGTTAAAATCGATTTTAAATATCCAAAAGGACAATATCGTACCCGTTGCTTATCTGTGCATCGGTTATGTCTCTCACTTTCATGAGACACCTGAACTGGCTCAAAAGGGGTGGCGACAGCGCTTGGACCCAGCCTCTTTGATCTATTATGATCAGTGGGGTGAACAGCAAAGTGAAGAGAGCTTGACTCAAGCTTTGCACGAACAACAACAACGCTTAATCCCGTAA
- the htpG gene encoding molecular chaperone HtpG, with the protein MSAATETEVHEFQTEVSQLLDLMIHALYSNKEVFLRELISNASDANDKLRFEALSDDSLFEGDSELNIKLEFDKEAGTFSIIDNGIGMTHDEVITNIGTIAKSGTKEFFKALTGDQQKDAHLIGQFGVGFYSSFIVADKVTLETRKAGADASEGYRWISAGDGSYTLEKFEKAERGTRITLHMREEEQEFLDGWRLRSIVRKFSDHVTWPVRMLEEVPPPPPAEGEEPEAPKTPELETINKASALWTLSKSEISDEEYKEFYKHVGHDFEDPMHWVHARMEGRMEYTLLLYIPGRAPFDMWDRDRRGGLKLFVRRVFIMDSSEELLPRYLRFVRGVIDSSDLPLNVSRELLQQNKQVEAIKKGAVNKVLGMLEDMLKNDPEKYASFWKEFGMVLKEGIIEDTANKERIAKLCRFCSTHDDVQDPKIALAEYVERMKEGQDAIYYVTGESYEACAASPHLEIFRKKGIEVLLLSDRVDEWTVSHLTDFDGKPLQAITKGELDLSKFEGDAEDKKDEEAEKAQEEAMKPIAERMAKILEAEVKEVRLSHRLTESPACLVGETNDMSATLERLLKEAGQEVPNSLRILEINPDHALLKRLSSESDEDKFGELTHVLHDQALLAEGGQLKDPNQFVKRMNKLLMA; encoded by the coding sequence ATGAGTGCCGCCACCGAGACGGAAGTGCATGAGTTTCAGACCGAAGTAAGCCAGTTGCTGGATCTAATGATCCACGCACTGTATAGCAATAAAGAGGTCTTCCTGCGGGAATTGATCTCCAACGCCTCCGATGCCAACGATAAACTTCGTTTTGAGGCACTCTCCGATGATAGCCTGTTTGAAGGTGACAGCGAGCTGAATATCAAACTTGAGTTTGATAAAGAGGCCGGCACTTTCTCCATCATCGATAATGGTATTGGTATGACCCATGATGAGGTGATCACCAATATTGGTACCATCGCCAAATCAGGTACCAAGGAGTTCTTTAAGGCATTGACGGGTGATCAGCAAAAAGATGCCCACCTGATTGGTCAGTTCGGTGTCGGTTTTTACTCCAGCTTCATCGTGGCTGATAAGGTTACCTTGGAGACCCGTAAAGCCGGTGCCGATGCTTCAGAAGGTTACCGCTGGATCTCTGCTGGTGATGGCAGCTATACCTTGGAGAAGTTTGAAAAAGCTGAACGGGGCACGCGCATTACCCTGCATATGCGTGAAGAGGAGCAAGAGTTCCTGGATGGCTGGCGTCTGCGTTCTATCGTACGCAAGTTCTCCGACCATGTGACCTGGCCTGTGCGCATGCTTGAGGAAGTTCCTCCTCCTCCCCCAGCTGAAGGGGAAGAGCCTGAAGCGCCTAAGACCCCAGAGCTTGAGACCATCAACAAGGCCAGTGCCCTGTGGACGCTCTCTAAAAGTGAGATCTCCGATGAGGAGTATAAGGAGTTCTACAAGCATGTCGGGCATGATTTTGAAGACCCCATGCATTGGGTCCATGCCCGTATGGAAGGGCGCATGGAGTACACTCTGCTGCTCTACATCCCTGGTCGTGCACCTTTTGATATGTGGGACCGGGATCGTCGCGGTGGTTTAAAGCTGTTTGTACGCCGTGTCTTTATCATGGACTCCAGTGAAGAGTTGCTGCCCCGTTACCTGCGTTTTGTGCGGGGTGTCATTGACTCTTCCGATCTACCTTTGAACGTCTCCCGTGAGTTGCTGCAACAGAACAAGCAGGTTGAGGCCATTAAAAAGGGTGCTGTCAACAAGGTCCTGGGCATGTTGGAAGATATGCTCAAGAACGATCCTGAGAAATATGCCTCGTTCTGGAAAGAGTTTGGCATGGTGCTCAAAGAGGGCATTATCGAAGATACGGCCAACAAAGAGCGTATCGCCAAGCTGTGCCGCTTCTGCTCAACCCATGATGATGTCCAAGATCCCAAAATTGCGCTGGCTGAGTATGTTGAGCGTATGAAAGAGGGCCAGGACGCCATCTACTATGTGACCGGTGAGAGCTATGAGGCCTGTGCGGCAAGCCCTCATTTGGAGATCTTCCGTAAGAAGGGTATTGAGGTTCTGCTGCTCTCTGACCGTGTGGATGAGTGGACCGTCTCTCATTTGACCGACTTTGATGGTAAGCCCTTGCAGGCCATCACCAAAGGTGAGCTGGATCTCTCCAAGTTTGAAGGGGATGCAGAAGATAAGAAGGATGAAGAGGCTGAAAAAGCGCAAGAAGAGGCGATGAAGCCGATTGCTGAGCGTATGGCCAAAATTCTGGAAGCGGAAGTGAAAGAGGTTCGCTTGAGCCACCGCTTAACCGAATCTCCTGCTTGTCTGGTGGGCGAAACCAACGATATGAGTGCAACCTTGGAGCGCCTGCTTAAAGAGGCCGGACAAGAAGTGCCAAACTCTCTGCGTATTCTAGAGATTAACCCTGATCATGCGTTGTTGAAGCGTTTGAGCAGTGAGTCTGATGAGGATAAGTTTGGGGAGCTGACCCATGTTCTTCATGACCAGGCATTGCTGGCAGAGGGCGGTCAGTTGAAGGATCCCAATCAGTTTGTTAAGCGTATGAACAAACTGTTGATGGCTTAA
- a CDS encoding tetratricopeptide repeat protein produces the protein MPPLPETPRFAFKELHTFRWLHSLKQRKDPSAEALYTTLDCTIMGMSQEDAETSNLIAWLEQRAEQDDTTCQVLLYMIYEEFSRRSSRPVLLSGRTSSHRLKPVTDTYASKAQTWLNRAADLGCAEAQFRLAEIERYQDKENKGFSWYEKAAEQEHMLAQQRLAEAYIYELGVPKTYYIEQLEKFKRNPVDPYNLDPFYHADHEFSAYRARKFVEWMKKSAQQGNIEAQYLLGKKYAQGYNEDTEAPSHETWQKAHDWLQKAALAGLPDAAHELAYLYNEEWGGQANPEQTVIWMKKAAHLGMTNAMYWLAEGYMHGKNNLPQDHNQAYQWLKTGADHHHYACAKAIIPCYQEGIGTQKDLEQATYWENRIALLDDNTSTCSSRDIGEINLFRSPTDMQWLTEEAENADPVAQRTLAGIYEYKKIEQAIALYERAAALGDMPAQLALYKIYTQNRSPDTTTCNPERAHHWLIQRARAGDRKAQTQLACDYFHEKNMKGLRNKAPYWFMQAADQGCRTAQYYLGAMHYYGEILAEDAEEARKYLQPSAEKGEASAQYLLAELYKGTFNEATKSFYWFEQAAEQNNAKAQLGLGFLYAEGLGTAQDFAQAHHWYTQAAKNGQGLAHRNLAYMFFNGQGVKKCAQTALSYLDAAEEMGSDITALREEILLSTQFPHTLIAHLENYVFATPLLWMKRLLANRRQLPTRGSTS, from the coding sequence ATGCCGCCGCTGCCAGAAACACCCCGCTTTGCGTTTAAAGAACTCCATACCTTTCGCTGGCTCCACAGCCTTAAGCAGCGGAAAGACCCATCCGCAGAAGCCCTCTATACAACCCTAGATTGTACGATTATGGGGATGAGCCAAGAGGATGCAGAGACCAGTAATCTTATAGCTTGGCTAGAACAGAGAGCAGAGCAAGACGATACCACCTGTCAGGTTTTGCTCTATATGATTTATGAAGAGTTTAGCCGCAGATCATCTCGCCCAGTTTTGTTATCTGGGCGTACCTCATCACACAGATTAAAGCCTGTTACGGATACTTATGCGTCTAAAGCCCAGACATGGTTAAACCGTGCGGCAGATCTTGGTTGTGCCGAGGCACAGTTTAGACTGGCGGAGATAGAACGTTATCAGGACAAAGAAAACAAGGGCTTTAGCTGGTATGAAAAAGCTGCTGAGCAAGAACATATGCTTGCTCAGCAACGCTTGGCAGAAGCTTACATATATGAGCTTGGTGTTCCCAAAACCTATTATATTGAACAGCTCGAAAAGTTTAAACGGAACCCTGTTGATCCATATAACCTTGACCCTTTCTATCATGCAGATCATGAATTTTCTGCTTACAGGGCGCGTAAATTTGTCGAGTGGATGAAGAAATCAGCACAGCAGGGCAATATAGAGGCCCAATACCTGTTAGGTAAAAAATATGCCCAAGGCTATAACGAGGACACAGAGGCCCCCAGCCATGAGACATGGCAAAAAGCCCATGACTGGCTGCAAAAAGCAGCGTTAGCAGGTCTCCCAGATGCTGCACATGAGCTAGCCTATCTTTACAACGAGGAGTGGGGTGGTCAGGCCAACCCTGAACAAACAGTGATCTGGATGAAAAAAGCGGCCCATCTAGGGATGACAAATGCCATGTATTGGTTGGCGGAAGGCTATATGCATGGCAAAAATAACCTACCCCAAGATCACAACCAGGCCTATCAATGGCTTAAAACAGGGGCTGATCATCATCACTATGCTTGCGCAAAGGCCATTATTCCCTGTTACCAAGAAGGGATAGGTACCCAAAAAGACCTTGAACAAGCAACTTATTGGGAAAACCGTATAGCCCTTTTAGATGACAACACCTCAACATGCAGCTCGAGAGATATAGGCGAAATCAATTTATTTCGCTCACCCACAGATATGCAATGGCTAACAGAAGAGGCAGAAAACGCCGATCCGGTGGCCCAACGCACTCTTGCCGGTATCTATGAATATAAGAAGATTGAACAGGCCATTGCACTCTACGAAAGAGCGGCAGCATTGGGAGATATGCCCGCTCAATTGGCGCTCTATAAGATCTACACCCAAAACCGATCACCTGACACAACGACCTGTAATCCTGAAAGAGCGCACCATTGGCTGATACAACGGGCACGGGCAGGAGATAGAAAAGCCCAAACACAGCTGGCATGTGATTATTTTCATGAAAAAAATATGAAAGGCCTTCGTAACAAGGCCCCTTATTGGTTTATGCAGGCCGCTGACCAGGGGTGTCGCACGGCACAGTACTATCTAGGTGCCATGCATTATTATGGAGAGATCCTAGCTGAGGATGCTGAAGAAGCACGGAAGTATCTACAACCCAGTGCTGAGAAAGGTGAGGCCAGTGCACAGTATCTGTTGGCCGAACTCTATAAAGGGACCTTTAACGAGGCCACCAAGAGCTTTTACTGGTTTGAACAAGCTGCGGAACAAAACAATGCTAAAGCCCAACTGGGGTTGGGCTTTCTCTATGCAGAAGGGCTAGGCACAGCTCAAGATTTTGCCCAAGCACACCACTGGTATACACAGGCTGCCAAAAACGGACAAGGATTGGCCCATAGAAACTTGGCTTACATGTTTTTTAATGGTCAGGGTGTGAAAAAATGTGCTCAGACAGCACTCTCTTATTTGGATGCTGCCGAAGAGATGGGGTCTGATATCACCGCCTTACGAGAAGAGATCCTCCTAAGCACGCAGTTTCCCCACACTCTGATTGCGCATTTGGAAAACTATGTATTCGCCACCCCCCTGCTATGGATGAAGCGTCTACTGGCCAATCGCCGTCAGCTGCCAACCCGAGGCAGTACCTCCTAA